A genomic segment from Melanotaenia boesemani isolate fMelBoe1 chromosome 9, fMelBoe1.pri, whole genome shotgun sequence encodes:
- the tlcd5a gene encoding TLC domain-containing protein 5a, with protein MALLVVCALLCLSCWVSFYFFLCKVNGSRSYEWNCRLVTLVHGILAVCITTYIGYVDGPWPFTHPGTKNTPLQMSAMVLSLGYFIFDMAWCVYFRTEGPVMLAHHTMSILGILLTLWLGESGIESCAVLFGSEITNPLLQARWFLKQTGHYGTLLGDIVDVLFVLLFVVMRIFVGGTMLYCELISPRPRFFIKCGGVAMYALSWVFMVDIVRFATRKYKSWHKQQKNYHQIVAANGHEEKTD; from the exons ATGGCACTGCTTGTAGTTTGTGCGCTCCTGTGCCTGTCTTGCTGGGTGTCTTTTTACTTCTTCTTGTGTAAAGTGAATGGGTCCAGGAGCTACGAATGGAACTGTCGCCTTGTCACCCTGGTGCACGGCATCCTGGCAGTTTGCATCACGACATATATAGGCTATGTGGATGGACCCTGGCCTTTCACTCATCCAG GCACTAAGAACACCCCTCTCCAGATGAGTGCCATGGTGTTGAGCTTGGGTTACTTTATTTTTGATATGGCCTGGTGTGTGTACTTCCGCACAGAGGGACCCGTTATGTTGGCCCACCACACCATGAGCATCCTGGGAATCCTGTTGACCCTGTGGCTGGGGGAGTCAGGCATCGAATCCTGTGCAGTACTCTTTGGCAGTGAAATCACCAACCCCCTCCTGCAGGCACGCTGGTTCCTCAAACAGACAGGACATTACGGCACTCTGCTGGGGGACATTGTGGACGTcctgtttgtgctgctgtttgttgtgaTGCGAATCTTCGTGGGAGGCACAATGCTGTACTGTGAGCTGATCTCCCCGAGGCCCAGATTCTTTATTAAGTGTGGGGGAGTGGCGATGTATGCTCTATCCTGGGTCTTTATGGTGGACATTGTTCGATTTGCCACGCGGAAGTATAAGAGCTGgcacaaacagcagaaaaactaCCATCAGATTGTGGCCGCTAACGGtcatgaagagaaaacagactgA
- the oafa gene encoding LOW QUALITY PROTEIN: out at first protein homolog (The sequence of the model RefSeq protein was modified relative to this genomic sequence to represent the inferred CDS: inserted 1 base in 1 codon): MNADLRISLRLFTXVGFTFASSGMFASCISAASVQILTRLCALVLVVAVGLGSELRVRVRLSDGLVTEEVLEADSERDSISLEFKQGDGTLITFLADFKQDVKIFRALILGELERGQNQYQALCFISRLNRNEIIPSESMARLRQKNPQAIRLAEERRGLEQLSMSVALNLSRAWQLSPHIHNMCSEAGEAIYTREADVKYWMDKGVDASVFEVLPQTTEAPSIQACHSTKDLWQPCLCTYSLRLEWYPCLLKYCRSRDTLGKGSTYKCGIKSCSKGYHFTYYVPQKQLCLWDEET, encoded by the exons ATGAACGCGGATCTTCGGATTTCGCTTCGATTATTTA CAGTCGGATTCACTTTCGCGTCTTCGGGGATGTTTGCGAGTTGCATCTCTGCGGCTTCAGTTCAAATACTGACCCGTCTGTGCGCCCTGGTACTTGTCGTCGCTGTGGGACTCGGGTCAGAGTTGCGGGTCCGGGTCCGACTCTCTGACGGACTGGTGACCGAGGAAGTTTTGGAAGCGGACAGTGAGAGAGACTCGATATCACTCGAATTCAAGCAAGGAGATGGAACGCTCATCACCTTTTTGGCGGACTTCAAACAG GATGTGAAGATATTCCGAGCGCTGATCCTGGGCGAGCTGGAAAGAGGGCAGAACCAGTACCAAGCCTTGTGCTTCATCTCTCGCCTCAACCGCAATGAGATCATCCCCAGTGAGTCCATGGCTCGACTCAGACAG aaaAATCCACAAGCTATTCGCTTGGCAGAAGAGCGGAGAGGACTGGAGCAGCTGTCAATGAGCGTGGCACTCAACCTCAGTCGGGCCTGGCAACTTAGCCCGCACATCCATAACATGTGTAGCGAAGCAGGGGAGGCCATTTACACCAGGGAGGCAGATGTCAAATACTGGATGGACAAAG GAGTGGACGCCTCTGTGTTTGAAGTCCTGCCCCAAACAACAGAAGCGCCCAGCATTCAGGCCTGTCATTCAACAAAAGACTTGTGGCAGCCATGTCTCTGCACATACAGCCTGCGTCTGGAGTGGTACCCGTGTCTGCTGAAGTACTGCCGCAGTCGTGACACCTTGGGCAAAGGCTCGACCTACAAGTGTGGCATAAAGAGCTGCAGCAAGGGATACCATTTCACCTACTATGTTCCCCAAAAACAGCTCTGTCTTTGGGACGAGGAGACCTAG